From Cellulosimicrobium cellulans, the proteins below share one genomic window:
- a CDS encoding VWA domain-containing protein, translated as MASWRAEGRADDHEAARRWRLVLGRYAGDALPVPAADQGLDRTLGHLYDREYTARGHRHGSGDGPGDRRGDGRGAGGRGGSVVAGLDWLESARELFPRETFERMQVEAVGRYGMTELLADPRAVDAVEPSTELASALLRARGRLGPGVQDGLKRLVARVVEDVVKRLRPRFETAVDGRRDRSRRSFVRSSRTFDAAATVRANLGRWDPERRRLLVTDLRFSARRRRALSYDVVLLVDQSGSMAASVLYSAVSAGILAGLPGITVRLVLFDTSVVDMSHLAHDPVTVLLTAQLGGGTDIARAVRYAEQHVRDPRRTVVALVTDFEEGGSVSQLVASVGRLHASGVRLLGLAALDGQANPAYDRGVARRLAEQGMEIAALTPERFAEWLGEVLP; from the coding sequence GTGGCGAGTTGGCGCGCCGAGGGCCGCGCGGACGACCACGAGGCTGCGCGCCGGTGGCGGCTCGTGCTGGGCCGGTACGCGGGCGACGCGCTGCCCGTCCCGGCGGCGGACCAGGGCCTCGACCGGACGCTCGGCCACCTGTACGACCGCGAGTACACGGCCCGCGGGCACCGGCACGGCAGCGGTGACGGGCCCGGTGACAGGCGAGGCGACGGGCGGGGCGCGGGCGGGCGTGGCGGCTCCGTCGTCGCGGGGCTGGACTGGCTCGAGTCCGCGCGCGAGCTGTTCCCGCGCGAGACGTTCGAGCGCATGCAGGTCGAGGCCGTGGGCCGGTACGGGATGACGGAGCTGCTCGCCGACCCGCGCGCCGTCGACGCGGTGGAGCCCAGCACGGAGCTCGCGTCCGCGCTGCTGCGCGCCCGGGGACGGCTCGGGCCCGGGGTGCAGGACGGTCTGAAGCGGCTCGTCGCGCGCGTGGTGGAGGATGTCGTGAAGCGCCTGCGGCCGCGCTTCGAGACCGCTGTGGACGGCCGGCGCGACCGGTCGCGCCGCTCGTTCGTGCGGTCGAGCCGCACGTTCGACGCGGCCGCGACCGTGCGCGCGAACCTCGGGCGCTGGGACCCGGAGCGGCGGCGCCTGCTCGTCACGGACCTGCGCTTCTCGGCGCGGCGCCGTCGCGCGCTGTCGTACGACGTGGTGCTGCTCGTCGACCAGTCCGGGTCGATGGCCGCGTCCGTGCTGTACAGCGCGGTGAGCGCCGGCATCCTCGCGGGGCTGCCCGGCATCACGGTGAGGCTCGTGCTGTTCGACACGTCCGTCGTCGACATGTCGCACCTCGCGCACGACCCCGTGACGGTGCTCCTCACGGCGCAGCTCGGCGGCGGCACGGACATCGCGCGCGCGGTGCGCTACGCGGAGCAGCACGTGCGCGACCCTCGCCGGACCGTGGTGGCGCTCGTCACCGACTTCGAGGAGGGCGGCTCCGTGTCGCAGCTCGTGGCGAGCGTCGGGCGGCTGCACGCGTCCGGCGTGCGGCTGCTCGGCCTGGCCGCGCTCGACGGCCAGGCGAACCCCGCGTACGACCGCGGCGTCGCCCGGCGGCTCGCGGAGCAGGGCATGGAGATCGCGGCGCTCACCCCGGAGCGGTTCGCCGAGTGGCTGGGCGAGGTGCTCCCGTGA